The Fusobacterium pseudoperiodonticum DNA window ACAAGGAAAAATAGCAGTGGCAAATGGAATAATGGGACTATTTAAATCAAAAGGTGATGTAAAATACAAAAATGAAGCCTTAGTTTTAAATAAACCAACATATCCTTTAGAAAAAGGTATCTTCTTTGTTTCTGAGGATAGAAAAGGTGTTGGATTACTTTTAGATGAAAGTATAGAAAGAAATATTGCTTTTCCTGCTATGCAAATTAAAAAACAATTCTTTAAGAAATTTTTAGGAGTTTTTAATGTAATAGATGATAGGGCTGTTACAGAAAATGCAAAGAAATATATAGAGAAATTAGAAATAAAAAGTATGGGCGAAAAGCAAAAAGTTGGAGAACTAAGTGGAGGAAACCAACAAAAAGTTTGTGTGGCTAAGGCTTTCACTATGGAACCTGATCTATTATTTGTTTCAGAACCAACAAGAGGTATAGACGTTGGAGCTAAACAATTAGTTCTTGAAACTTTAAAAGAATATAACAGAGAAAGAAATACAACTATAGTTGTAACTTCTTCAGAAATAGAAGAATTAAGAAGCATCTGTGACAGAATTGCAATAATAAATGAAGGTAAAGTCGCAGGAATATTACCAGCTAGTGCAGGAATACTAGAATTTGGAAAATTGATGTCAGGAATAAAGGAGGGAGAATAGTATGTTAAAGAAATTCGGTTTACCAAGATTAATAATATTAATATTTTTAATATCAACATATATAATAGCTCCTTTCGTAGGAATTCCTATAACAACAGCACTATCAGATACAATTATTAGATTTGGTATGAATGCTATTTTAGTTCTATCTCTTATGCCTATGATAGAATCAGGAGCAGGTCTTAACTTCGGTATGCCTTTAGGAATAGAAGCAGGACTTTTAGGTTCGCTAATAAGTATAGAGTTAGGATTTAGTGGTTTTGTAGGTTTTGCTTTAGCGATACTTATATCAATAATATTTGCCTTTATTTTTGGTTGGGCTTATGGAGCAGTTTTAAATAAAGTAAAGGGTGGAGAAATGATGATAGCTACATATATCGGTTTCTCATCAGTTGCTTTTATGTGTATTATGTGGATAATTCTTCCATTTAAAAGACCAGATATGATTTGGGCTTATGGAGGTTCAGGACTTAGAACAACAATAAGTGTTGAAACTTACTGGAAGGGAGTTTTAAATAATGTATTTGGAAAAATATCACAAGCTATACCAGTTGGTGAAATAATATTCTTCTTATTACTTGCTTTTATTATGTGGGTATTTTTTAGAACAAAAGCAGGGCTTTCTATGAGTGCTGTAGGAAAAAATGAAAAATTTGCTCAAGCAACAGGTATCAATGCAGATAAGAGTAGAAAACAATCAGTTATAATTTCAACTGTTATCGCAGCAATAGGAATAGTTGTATACCAACAAAGTTTTGGATTTATACAATTATATCTAGCACCTTTCAATATGGCTTTCCCTGCTATAGCAGCAATACTTATTGGAGGAGCTTCAGTAAACAGAGTTACAATATGGCACGTTATGATAGGAACTTTCCTATTCCAAGGAATACTAACTATGACACCTACAGTTGTAAACGCTGTTATAAAGACAGATATGTCAGAAACAATA harbors:
- a CDS encoding ABC transporter permease subunit, giving the protein MLKKFGLPRLIILIFLISTYIIAPFVGIPITTALSDTIIRFGMNAILVLSLMPMIESGAGLNFGMPLGIEAGLLGSLISIELGFSGFVGFALAILISIIFAFIFGWAYGAVLNKVKGGEMMIATYIGFSSVAFMCIMWIILPFKRPDMIWAYGGSGLRTTISVETYWKGVLNNVFGKISQAIPVGEIIFFLLLAFIMWVFFRTKAGLSMSAVGKNEKFAQATGINADKSRKQSVIISTVIAAIGIVVYQQSFGFIQLYLAPFNMAFPAIAAILIGGASVNRVTIWHVMIGTFLFQGILTMTPTVVNAVIKTDMSETIRIIVSNGMILYALTRKDGGSRG